A window of the Isosphaera pallida ATCC 43644 genome harbors these coding sequences:
- a CDS encoding carboxy terminal-processing peptidase — MIRSSLKRFRALLLVGLVGLGLATALSLPPLVAPSHAQQAPLAQPDPAADAARFDTAIAQLVMLILEKGHLSKPKINEELSREWFDNYFKQFDPQKMFFLKDDLVGFEKERDRLAVLAQGGDLSFSRRVFDTYLKRHDERLAVILDLIARGTYDFTAEETMETDPEAYDWALDVEHLNERWRKRIKYDLLQAKIDGDDLEKAKEKLTIRYRDRNRFVRQMDKMDVLEVYLSAMTSVVDPHSTYLGPRAFDDMINQDIRLQLEGIGARLRSENGYAVVEEVVPGGAADKDGRLHAEDKIVGVELEDGTIVDFVEMRLSDVVRYIRGPRGTKVKLLVIPVDSKERVTYEITREKIDFRDQRAKSQILDLKDRDNNPVKVGVIKVPSFYGDTEALLNGDPNATSVTFDVRAILRDFRSRGVHIVLMDLRGNGGGLLTEAESLSGLFIDKGPVVQVKNALGVTPREDTEPGVAWNGPLALLISKTSASASEIFAGVIQDYERGLILGDSSTFGKGTVQTIIDIKNYLRDRNVPNLGALKLTIQQFYRANGASTQIKGVEPDVVLPSLLDQLDIGEGKLQHALPFDKVQALPHDRFGKTSPELITQLNTLSKQRRDANDEFKKLNERIRKYLDQKNSKTVSLNETIYRERYLSEDELEETAEERARKRREKKEQGVVWDSNYYNDEVINVVLDYLKLGGVQVAAPLRAAVR, encoded by the coding sequence ATGATCCGTTCTTCGCTCAAGAGATTCCGAGCGCTTCTGCTCGTGGGCTTGGTTGGACTTGGACTCGCCACGGCGCTGAGTCTCCCCCCGCTGGTCGCGCCGTCGCACGCTCAACAAGCTCCGCTCGCTCAGCCCGATCCGGCCGCCGATGCCGCCCGGTTCGACACGGCCATCGCACAATTAGTCATGCTCATCCTTGAGAAAGGGCATCTCAGCAAGCCCAAGATCAACGAGGAGCTATCCCGGGAGTGGTTCGACAATTACTTCAAGCAGTTCGATCCTCAGAAGATGTTCTTTCTCAAGGATGATTTGGTGGGGTTTGAGAAAGAGCGTGATCGCCTGGCGGTTCTGGCCCAAGGGGGGGACTTGTCGTTCTCCCGGCGAGTCTTCGACACCTACCTCAAGCGGCACGATGAGCGTCTGGCGGTGATCTTGGACTTGATCGCGCGGGGAACCTACGACTTCACCGCCGAAGAAACGATGGAGACCGACCCAGAGGCGTATGACTGGGCATTGGATGTCGAACATCTCAATGAGCGTTGGCGCAAGCGGATCAAGTACGACCTTCTTCAAGCCAAGATCGACGGCGACGACCTGGAGAAAGCCAAGGAGAAGCTGACGATCCGCTACCGCGACCGCAACCGGTTCGTGCGTCAAATGGATAAGATGGACGTGCTGGAGGTTTATCTTTCGGCAATGACCAGCGTGGTCGATCCCCACTCGACCTACCTGGGCCCGCGTGCCTTCGACGACATGATCAATCAGGACATCCGCTTGCAACTGGAAGGCATCGGCGCGCGTCTGCGTAGCGAAAACGGTTACGCGGTGGTCGAGGAGGTCGTTCCCGGCGGCGCGGCCGACAAAGACGGACGGCTCCATGCTGAGGATAAGATCGTCGGCGTGGAACTGGAGGACGGCACGATTGTCGATTTCGTCGAGATGCGGCTCTCCGACGTGGTGCGCTACATCCGGGGGCCGCGCGGCACCAAGGTCAAGCTGCTGGTCATCCCGGTGGACTCCAAAGAGCGGGTTACCTACGAGATCACCCGCGAGAAAATCGACTTCCGCGATCAACGGGCCAAAAGCCAGATTCTGGACCTGAAGGACCGTGACAACAACCCGGTCAAAGTCGGGGTCATCAAGGTGCCGTCGTTCTACGGCGACACCGAGGCGCTGCTCAACGGCGACCCCAACGCCACCAGCGTCACCTTCGACGTGCGCGCTATTCTCCGCGACTTCCGCAGCCGGGGGGTTCACATCGTGTTGATGGACCTGCGTGGCAACGGCGGCGGCCTGCTCACCGAGGCGGAAAGCCTCTCGGGCTTGTTCATCGACAAGGGACCCGTAGTTCAGGTCAAGAATGCCCTGGGAGTCACGCCCCGCGAGGATACCGAGCCGGGGGTGGCCTGGAATGGTCCGTTGGCCTTGCTGATTTCCAAAACCTCCGCGAGCGCCTCGGAGATTTTCGCGGGAGTGATTCAGGACTACGAACGCGGCTTGATCCTGGGCGACTCCTCCACCTTCGGCAAGGGAACGGTCCAGACCATCATCGACATCAAGAACTACCTGCGCGACCGCAACGTGCCTAACCTCGGGGCCCTCAAGCTGACCATCCAGCAATTCTACCGGGCCAACGGGGCCAGCACCCAGATCAAAGGAGTCGAGCCCGACGTGGTGCTGCCCTCGTTGCTGGATCAGCTCGACATCGGCGAGGGCAAACTCCAGCACGCCCTGCCCTTCGACAAGGTCCAGGCTCTTCCCCACGACCGTTTCGGTAAAACCAGCCCTGAGCTGATCACCCAACTCAACACCCTCTCCAAACAACGCAGGGACGCCAATGACGAATTCAAAAAACTCAATGAACGTATTCGCAAATATCTCGACCAGAAGAATAGCAAGACGGTTTCGCTCAACGAAACGATCTACCGCGAGCGTTACCTCAGCGAGGACGAACTGGAGGAAACCGCCGAGGAGCGCGCCCGCAAGCGAAGAGAGAAGAAGGAGCAGGGGGTCGTCTGGGATTCAAACTACTACAATGACGAAGTGATCAACGTTGTCTTGGACTATCTCAAGTTGGGAGGCGTTCAGGTTGCCGCGCCTCTGCGCGCCGCGGTTCGCTGA
- a CDS encoding sigma-70 family RNA polymerase sigma factor — protein sequence MDQGQSRRRNEVNAPRWLESWDRAVEEAEECTGNLTPAQSERVASHAAMALRVARGYARGRRLAGLDQDELESTALWALIRAVRHHCPERGPFLPYAASVIRHACANLARREGYRIERFVHWTPSGRHDPPSSRSQTRSAACWTSRHPHAREESSEERATRLEDHDALRHAVERLPESQRRVIQSRLAGDPPRVIAQTLGLTHRQVYRLYNRALIRLRREFDERQPDQRPTPPRPRF from the coding sequence TTGGACCAGGGCCAATCACGTCGCCGAAACGAGGTCAACGCCCCACGATGGCTGGAGTCATGGGATCGCGCTGTGGAGGAGGCCGAGGAATGCACCGGCAACCTGACGCCAGCGCAATCCGAGCGGGTCGCCAGCCATGCGGCAATGGCCCTGAGGGTGGCGCGTGGTTACGCGCGGGGACGGCGACTCGCCGGTCTAGATCAAGATGAATTGGAATCGACGGCGTTGTGGGCCTTGATTCGGGCCGTGCGTCATCATTGTCCCGAACGCGGTCCCTTCCTGCCTTATGCCGCCTCGGTGATTCGTCACGCCTGCGCCAATTTGGCGCGCCGGGAGGGGTATCGGATCGAGCGGTTCGTCCACTGGACCCCTTCGGGTCGCCACGATCCACCCAGTTCTCGATCCCAAACCAGGAGCGCGGCCTGTTGGACCTCGCGCCATCCCCATGCGCGGGAGGAGAGTTCCGAGGAGCGAGCGACACGTTTGGAAGACCACGACGCGCTTCGACACGCGGTCGAACGACTGCCGGAGTCTCAGCGTCGCGTGATTCAAAGCCGCCTCGCGGGGGATCCACCCCGCGTCATCGCCCAAACCCTGGGTCTGACCCATCGGCAGGTTTATCGTCTCTACAACCGCGCCTTGATCCGTTTGCGTCGGGAGTTCGATGAACGTCAACCCGATCAACGGCCAACCCCGCCGCGACCACGCTTTTAG
- a CDS encoding biopolymer transporter ExbD: MTGLLGWLVVAMAGFTARGDGFDRLEGPDLGAALNDPAARKVQTATLAELDQLPRALPDLRSTVLLVQTDQGAISRLVISSARRRKPGGDQKPLTVAMVERFATFDSTARAARRTAAGSNLPLFDGFHLDLDGGYVVPADQGGDLYYDAKENRLHAGPGCWLVLLDQSPAAWTISSSDPDAARKPTPGRKVVPQDFAGRFRYFGDGGFAGVLTLTVDDQGELGGSFRSDANGATYPLVNGRLGDSAPNHITFTLELPRARLEHDAHLWTDGKAVLAGTARLQDRPSGFYALREE, from the coding sequence GTGACGGGACTGCTCGGCTGGCTCGTCGTTGCGATGGCTGGGTTCACGGCGCGTGGCGATGGGTTTGACCGTTTGGAAGGACCCGACCTGGGGGCGGCGTTGAACGACCCGGCCGCCCGTAAGGTCCAGACGGCGACGCTTGCGGAGTTGGATCAGTTGCCCCGTGCGCTCCCCGACCTGCGTTCCACCGTGCTGTTGGTTCAGACCGATCAAGGCGCGATCAGCCGTTTGGTGATCTCCTCGGCCCGTCGCCGCAAACCGGGTGGCGATCAGAAGCCGCTGACAGTGGCGATGGTGGAGCGGTTCGCCACATTCGACTCGACCGCTCGCGCGGCGCGTCGAACCGCCGCGGGAAGTAACCTGCCGCTGTTCGACGGTTTCCACCTCGATCTCGACGGCGGCTACGTCGTGCCTGCCGACCAAGGCGGCGACCTTTACTACGACGCCAAGGAGAACCGTCTTCACGCCGGTCCCGGCTGCTGGTTGGTGCTTCTAGACCAATCCCCTGCCGCCTGGACCATCTCCTCTTCTGACCCCGATGCGGCCCGTAAGCCGACCCCCGGCCGCAAGGTCGTCCCCCAGGATTTCGCTGGACGATTCCGCTACTTCGGCGACGGCGGTTTCGCCGGCGTCCTGACCCTCACCGTGGACGACCAGGGCGAGCTGGGCGGCTCGTTCCGCTCCGACGCCAACGGCGCAACCTACCCCCTCGTCAACGGTCGTCTCGGCGACTCTGCGCCCAACCACATCACCTTCACCCTAGAACTTCCCCGCGCCCGTCTTGAACACGACGCTCACCTTTGGACCGACGGCAAGGCGGTCCTGGCCGGCACCGCCCGCCTCCAGGACCGCCCCTCGGGGTTTTACGCTTTGCGCGAGGAGTGA
- a CDS encoding TRAFAC clade GTPase domain-containing protein — MSAANPVRPKNVAVLTPPAQAAGGSGKRPTRVTVLGSRAAGKTCFLAGLEILAEPDRPSGFSVTAHGPSQIKLREHAAALRNGEWPPGTIQTIEYNLTIIHNQQPTRLTLIDYPGDDFMAGLEALEGQEQHRIKEAIKQADILLLMLDATADVMGREPDDKGQLGRPVNRQEKLDRLKAQIDALNRLRDQSGQVPEVAVVLTKVDLINEDERPTDSRTALKFLKKHQAAVVKRLREFVGQITVFPLSAVGKVEPIQDEQGAIRLRPSVNLTPKGYEALFDWINEYEFRKNHPIYYRLKKTGTWTLVGVLAVGIGIVCVVLIFILSVLNSKEKSPKQKLIDLNKPLVRSLPLDDQKKPLVEDQIGTIRQSLGQARSLEDVEIAAKAIEELKGLSGGVLQVPIRDLEIEAKRKREDILFNQVKNARDRVAAEKGTDRMESAVNDFNQEWQNYLRAYPQGTYLSEVRSFQTEVLNDQRAVDRARIRNRRVSEPYQLIEKAKLIDDYVDRWEKSMSVQTRDDLRRAAALARKCAEPQVYTVTIQETGTLTKAQRHWIVFQIGDEVIRLDSGQTSTNVVWDQPQGIAKLKWRFGQKINFWLSTDGSPFPSSSTIGGIGRGTPGWAILDLVGRTNLLIKAKWQNSVKDNRLFIKMSVDDFTERDHSIAKWYLAPGDQW; from the coding sequence ATGTCCGCAGCTAATCCGGTTCGCCCTAAAAACGTCGCCGTTCTCACCCCGCCAGCCCAAGCGGCTGGCGGGAGTGGCAAGCGTCCCACCCGAGTCACGGTGTTGGGTTCCCGCGCGGCGGGCAAGACCTGCTTTCTGGCTGGTCTGGAAATCCTCGCCGAACCCGATCGCCCCAGCGGGTTCTCCGTGACCGCCCACGGTCCCTCCCAAATCAAGCTGCGGGAACACGCCGCAGCGTTGCGAAACGGCGAGTGGCCGCCCGGCACCATACAAACTATCGAATATAATTTGACAATTATCCACAACCAACAGCCAACCCGCCTCACCTTGATTGATTATCCTGGCGACGACTTCATGGCTGGTCTGGAGGCCCTGGAGGGCCAGGAACAACATCGGATCAAAGAGGCGATCAAACAGGCCGACATCCTCCTGCTCATGCTGGACGCCACCGCCGATGTGATGGGCCGGGAACCCGACGACAAAGGACAACTCGGACGACCGGTGAATCGCCAAGAAAAACTCGATCGGCTCAAAGCGCAAATCGACGCGCTGAACCGTCTGCGCGATCAATCGGGACAAGTCCCCGAAGTCGCGGTCGTGCTCACCAAGGTGGACCTCATCAATGAGGACGAGAGACCGACCGATTCCCGTACCGCCCTCAAGTTCCTCAAGAAACATCAGGCCGCGGTCGTCAAGCGTCTCCGCGAGTTCGTGGGCCAAATCACCGTCTTCCCACTGTCGGCCGTGGGGAAGGTCGAACCAATTCAAGACGAACAGGGAGCGATTCGACTGCGACCAAGCGTCAACCTCACTCCCAAAGGCTACGAAGCGCTCTTTGATTGGATCAACGAATACGAATTTAGAAAAAACCATCCAATCTATTATCGTCTCAAAAAAACGGGAACGTGGACGTTAGTGGGTGTGTTAGCGGTTGGGATTGGGATCGTATGTGTCGTACTAATTTTTATCCTATCCGTTCTGAACTCGAAAGAGAAGTCCCCCAAACAAAAGCTGATCGACCTTAACAAGCCCCTCGTCAGGAGCTTGCCGCTCGATGACCAAAAGAAACCCCTTGTCGAAGACCAGATTGGGACCATTCGTCAGTCCCTCGGCCAAGCGCGCAGCCTCGAAGATGTGGAGATTGCCGCCAAAGCAATCGAGGAATTGAAAGGCCTGAGCGGCGGTGTCCTCCAGGTGCCGATTCGGGATTTGGAAATCGAGGCCAAACGCAAGCGTGAGGACATCCTCTTCAACCAAGTGAAAAACGCCCGTGATCGCGTTGCCGCGGAAAAGGGAACCGACAGGATGGAATCGGCCGTGAACGACTTCAACCAAGAATGGCAGAACTATCTCCGGGCATATCCTCAAGGAACCTATCTCAGTGAAGTTCGGAGCTTTCAAACCGAAGTTCTCAACGACCAGCGCGCCGTCGATCGCGCTCGGATTCGGAACCGTCGGGTCAGTGAGCCCTACCAGCTCATTGAGAAAGCCAAGCTGATTGATGACTACGTAGACCGATGGGAAAAAAGCATGTCCGTGCAGACGCGCGACGATCTCCGTCGGGCCGCGGCGCTTGCCCGGAAGTGTGCGGAGCCTCAAGTCTACACGGTCACGATTCAGGAAACCGGAACGCTCACCAAAGCCCAGCGTCACTGGATCGTGTTTCAAATCGGCGATGAGGTGATCCGACTCGACTCAGGGCAAACCAGCACCAACGTAGTCTGGGATCAACCCCAGGGAATCGCCAAGCTCAAATGGCGGTTTGGTCAGAAGATCAACTTTTGGCTGTCCACCGACGGTTCACCATTTCCATCCTCCTCCACAATCGGAGGAATCGGTCGAGGGACTCCGGGTTGGGCCATCCTCGACCTTGTTGGCCGAACGAACCTCCTCATCAAAGCGAAGTGGCAAAATTCCGTTAAGGACAACCGACTTTTCATCAAGATGAGTGTTGATGATTTCACGGAACGCGATCATTCTATTGCCAAGTGGTATCTCGCGCCGGGAGACCAATGGTGA
- the moaD gene encoding molybdopterin converting factor subunit 1: MSSMPNVAQPSSAPWRARVLVFAELKRRLNAPVAELELPQGATVGDLRRALEVSHPSLAPLLPACRIAVNAEYMDDTHPLDPSSELALIPPVSGG, translated from the coding sequence ATGTCATCCATGCCCAACGTTGCCCAGCCCTCATCCGCCCCGTGGCGGGCGCGTGTCCTGGTCTTCGCCGAACTCAAAAGACGGCTGAATGCGCCGGTCGCCGAGTTGGAGTTGCCCCAAGGCGCGACCGTCGGCGACCTGCGACGGGCTCTTGAGGTCTCCCACCCCTCCCTAGCCCCGCTCTTGCCCGCCTGTCGGATCGCGGTCAATGCGGAATACATGGACGACACCCACCCTCTCGACCCCTCGTCCGAACTGGCTCTCATTCCCCCCGTCTCGGGCGGCTGA
- a CDS encoding S9 family peptidase, translating to MLTTGLGIATTPVYAQGTAEDYRRADQVGQRFNAVAPHLRIEPRWSDDSSRAWYRLDNPDGTREFVLVETAQGIRRPAFDHERLAHALQDATAATPGAANAKPAQPIDPRRLPIERWSVDANDLVRFDALGASWVWNPQDEPPLSRSAANPNPESTNPASETGRNGEGRGSRSQRAHRSNRSPNGLKRVEIRNFNLVLIAQHRSDDAEHDDDDKQLRETEIPLTTDGTPHDGYRGGIFWSPDSRRFVALRTVEGDSRRVTLVRSSPEDQLQPKVETYDYLKPGDRVPQTRPRLFDAENGREIPVSTELFDNPWSIDQFLWTGDSSRFRFSYNQRGHQVMRVVEIQAETGATRAIVEETSPTFIDYAHKQFRHDLDDHHELIWMSERDGWNHLYLYDTQTARVKAQITRGPWMIRDVVKVDPVRRLLWLKVLGLHPGQDPYYIHYVRVGFDGTGFMPLTDADGTHEAWFSPDNRFLIVRHSRVDRAPVIELRDGETGRRIVELERGDLTGLETAGWIAPERFVARGRDGVTPIHGVIYRPTTFDPTRAYPVVEQIYAGPHDHHVPKAFAAFHSGQDLAELGFVVVRIDGMGTNWRGKAFHDVCWRNLKDAGLPDRIAWLKEAAARYPQLDLKRVGIYGGSAGGQSALAALLFHGDFYQAAAADCGCHDNRMDKIWWNELWMGWPVGPHYADNSNVTHAHKLQGHLLLTVGEVDRNVDPASTMQVVNALIRADKDFDLIVFPNGGHGVGWSAYGRRRLFDFFVRHLHGVEPRRPTESSVPTAADTVATFAEPPSRERD from the coding sequence ATGCTGACGACCGGTTTGGGGATCGCAACCACCCCGGTTTACGCCCAGGGCACCGCCGAGGATTACCGGCGAGCCGACCAGGTAGGTCAGCGGTTCAACGCCGTCGCCCCCCATTTGAGAATTGAGCCGCGCTGGTCGGATGATTCGTCCCGTGCTTGGTACCGTCTTGACAACCCGGATGGAACACGCGAGTTCGTCTTGGTCGAGACTGCCCAAGGAATCCGCCGTCCAGCCTTCGATCATGAACGACTAGCCCACGCCCTGCAAGACGCCACGGCTGCGACGCCCGGCGCAGCCAACGCCAAACCAGCCCAACCCATTGACCCCCGACGCTTGCCAATTGAACGTTGGAGCGTGGACGCCAACGACCTCGTTCGCTTCGACGCCTTGGGCGCGTCCTGGGTCTGGAATCCCCAAGATGAGCCTCCTTTGAGCCGAAGCGCAGCCAACCCCAACCCCGAATCAACCAACCCGGCTTCCGAAACCGGCCGAAACGGCGAAGGCCGCGGTTCTCGATCCCAACGGGCGCATCGCTCCAACCGCTCGCCCAATGGACTCAAACGAGTTGAAATTCGTAACTTCAACTTGGTGTTGATCGCACAACACCGCTCTGACGACGCCGAACACGACGATGACGACAAGCAACTCAGAGAAACCGAAATCCCGCTGACCACCGACGGCACGCCGCACGACGGCTACCGGGGCGGCATCTTCTGGTCACCTGATTCCCGACGGTTCGTGGCCCTTCGGACGGTTGAAGGGGATTCAAGACGGGTGACCCTGGTGCGTTCCTCGCCCGAGGATCAACTTCAACCCAAGGTTGAAACCTACGACTACCTCAAACCGGGCGACCGCGTCCCCCAAACCCGTCCCCGACTCTTCGACGCGGAAAACGGCCGCGAGATTCCAGTCTCGACCGAGTTGTTCGACAACCCCTGGAGCATCGATCAATTCCTCTGGACCGGCGACTCCTCGCGGTTCCGATTCAGCTACAACCAACGCGGTCATCAGGTGATGCGGGTGGTCGAGATCCAGGCCGAAACCGGCGCGACCCGCGCGATTGTCGAGGAGACTTCGCCCACCTTCATCGACTACGCCCACAAGCAGTTCCGCCACGATCTGGACGACCACCACGAGTTGATCTGGATGTCAGAGCGCGACGGCTGGAATCATTTGTATCTCTACGATACCCAAACCGCACGAGTCAAGGCTCAAATCACTCGTGGTCCTTGGATGATTCGAGACGTTGTTAAGGTCGATCCCGTCCGGCGTTTGCTCTGGCTCAAAGTATTGGGTCTGCATCCAGGTCAAGACCCTTATTATATCCATTATGTAAGGGTTGGCTTCGATGGAACTGGGTTCATGCCGTTGACCGACGCCGACGGCACCCACGAGGCTTGGTTTTCGCCCGACAACCGCTTTCTGATTGTCCGTCACTCGCGGGTCGATCGCGCTCCGGTGATCGAACTGCGCGACGGCGAGACCGGACGGCGAATCGTCGAATTGGAACGGGGGGACCTGACCGGGTTGGAAACGGCCGGTTGGATCGCTCCCGAGCGATTCGTGGCGCGGGGACGCGACGGGGTGACGCCGATTCATGGCGTCATCTATCGTCCAACCACGTTCGATCCGACCCGCGCCTATCCGGTGGTGGAACAGATCTACGCCGGTCCCCACGACCACCACGTCCCCAAGGCGTTCGCGGCATTTCATTCAGGGCAGGATCTGGCCGAACTGGGCTTCGTGGTGGTGCGAATCGACGGCATGGGGACTAACTGGCGGGGCAAGGCGTTCCACGATGTTTGCTGGCGCAACCTCAAGGACGCCGGGTTGCCCGACCGCATTGCTTGGCTCAAGGAGGCCGCCGCGCGTTATCCTCAACTCGACCTAAAACGGGTGGGGATCTACGGCGGTTCGGCCGGCGGGCAAAGCGCGCTGGCAGCGCTTTTGTTTCATGGCGACTTTTATCAGGCCGCCGCAGCCGATTGCGGCTGTCACGACAACCGGATGGATAAAATTTGGTGGAACGAACTTTGGATGGGTTGGCCGGTCGGTCCCCACTACGCCGACAACTCCAATGTCACCCACGCCCACAAGCTGCAAGGTCACCTTTTGCTTACGGTGGGCGAGGTCGATCGCAACGTGGACCCCGCCTCGACCATGCAGGTTGTCAACGCATTGATCCGGGCTGACAAAGACTTCGATTTGATCGTCTTTCCCAATGGTGGCCACGGCGTAGGGTGGTCCGCCTACGGTCGCCGTCGCCTGTTCGACTTCTTCGTGCGTCATCTGCATGGCGTCGAACCGCGCCGCCCAACCGAATCGAGCGTCCCCACCGCCGCAGATACGGTTGCAACCTTCGCCGAACCACCATCCCGAGAGAGAGACTGA
- a CDS encoding RuBisCO large subunit C-terminal-like domain-containing protein, with protein MSVFSDHFIASLIDDADARETRLRDLLADELPQMPPVVRDDAVIATYFLALRSLTLEKAVKEIAYHATSGIKNPPPGSLLAACTAESAGARAFDAAGRVGLLRIAFPLQMMLDPEGRLTSVDLLHTLASAVIFDMYENLDARLLAIDLPEAVLQGFPGPAHGPQGARRLARFPSGRPAFGTILKPTAGITPEEVGRIVASIASWSHLMFIKEDEDLYPDLPYSPVAERVRHAKAAIARVRDAGVESGLVYLPHCTATPHRLGDLVEAALEAGADGVMFSESFAGGAVRMIREAHRERQPHPPLIYGHNAGIGVKTRGGIAREVVDFLARLDGIDFRQTAPIKVGDPYIRPFGREWRASEEILSRPLPGINPVMIARAGGLDQGNLLLNIDEVEAQGRLDSVLFLAGSAINSIVNDQGEADPALGIAALAELLDLRESGAVRGVPPERHLDTLRQAARAAGHHALIRALDQRYPNR; from the coding sequence ATGTCCGTTTTTTCCGACCACTTCATCGCTTCCTTGATCGACGACGCCGACGCCCGCGAAACCCGTCTGCGTGACCTGCTCGCCGACGAATTGCCCCAAATGCCCCCGGTCGTCCGCGACGACGCGGTGATCGCCACCTACTTCCTGGCGCTTCGCAGCCTGACTCTTGAAAAGGCGGTCAAGGAGATCGCCTATCACGCCACCAGCGGCATCAAAAATCCGCCGCCCGGCAGCCTGCTGGCCGCCTGCACCGCCGAATCGGCTGGAGCACGCGCCTTCGATGCGGCCGGTCGGGTCGGCCTGCTCCGAATCGCCTTCCCCCTCCAAATGATGCTCGACCCCGAGGGCCGTTTGACCAGCGTGGACTTGTTGCACACCCTGGCCTCGGCGGTCATCTTCGACATGTACGAGAACCTCGACGCCCGTTTGCTGGCCATCGACCTGCCCGAGGCAGTGCTGCAAGGCTTCCCCGGCCCAGCCCACGGTCCCCAGGGCGCTCGGAGGTTGGCCCGCTTCCCCTCAGGACGCCCCGCCTTCGGTACCATCCTCAAACCGACCGCCGGCATCACCCCCGAGGAGGTAGGCCGCATTGTCGCCTCAATCGCCAGTTGGTCTCATCTTATGTTTATTAAGGAAGACGAGGATCTTTATCCCGATCTTCCTTATTCGCCGGTCGCCGAGCGGGTCCGCCATGCCAAAGCGGCGATTGCCCGAGTCCGCGACGCTGGCGTGGAGAGCGGCCTGGTCTATCTGCCCCACTGCACCGCGACCCCCCATCGTCTGGGCGACCTGGTCGAGGCGGCCCTTGAAGCTGGGGCCGATGGCGTCATGTTCTCCGAGAGTTTCGCTGGGGGCGCGGTCCGCATGATCCGCGAAGCCCACCGCGAACGTCAACCCCATCCCCCCCTCATCTACGGCCACAACGCCGGCATCGGCGTCAAGACCCGCGGCGGCATCGCCCGCGAGGTCGTCGATTTCCTCGCCCGGCTCGACGGCATCGACTTCCGCCAAACTGCTCCAATCAAGGTGGGCGATCCCTACATCCGTCCCTTCGGCCGCGAGTGGCGGGCCAGCGAGGAGATCCTGTCTCGACCCTTGCCCGGCATCAACCCGGTTATGATCGCCCGCGCCGGCGGCCTGGATCAGGGCAACCTGTTGCTCAACATCGACGAGGTGGAGGCCCAAGGACGGCTTGACTCGGTGCTCTTCCTGGCCGGTTCAGCCATCAACTCGATCGTCAACGACCAGGGCGAAGCCGACCCCGCTTTGGGTATCGCCGCCCTCGCCGAACTTCTCGACCTGCGCGAATCCGGCGCGGTTCGCGGCGTGCCCCCCGAACGTCACCTCGACACACTGCGCCAAGCAGCCCGCGCCGCCGGACACCACGCGCTGATCCGAGCGCTGGATCAACGTTACCCCAACCGTTGA
- a CDS encoding response regulator — MSIPPPPWPDAAGDSAAMLERPSKVLVVDDEHHVARLLEFMLTRVGYQVVIARDGVSALEKVAESVPDAVLLDLFLPKLSGEEVLNRWRSDPALKDLVVVVLSGKTYAPASTAESTQGDRANARVSKPIAPSELLRLLAELGVPPRRSISSGTSSSASSIEGAAS, encoded by the coding sequence GTGTCGATCCCGCCGCCGCCTTGGCCGGACGCCGCCGGAGACTCTGCAGCCATGTTGGAGCGTCCCTCGAAAGTGTTGGTGGTGGACGATGAACACCACGTGGCCCGCCTGTTGGAGTTTATGCTGACCCGAGTCGGCTACCAAGTCGTCATCGCCCGCGATGGCGTTTCCGCGCTGGAGAAGGTGGCCGAGTCGGTGCCCGACGCGGTGTTGCTCGACCTCTTTTTGCCCAAGCTCAGCGGCGAGGAGGTGCTGAACCGTTGGCGTTCCGATCCAGCGTTGAAGGATTTGGTGGTGGTGGTGCTCAGCGGTAAGACCTACGCGCCAGCTTCCACCGCCGAATCTACTCAAGGCGACAGGGCCAACGCGCGGGTTTCCAAGCCGATCGCTCCGTCCGAACTGCTTCGCCTGCTCGCCGAGCTGGGGGTTCCGCCCCGCCGGTCGATCTCCTCTGGCACATCCTCTTCGGCTTCGTCGATCGAGGGAGCCGCGTCGTGA